The Methylococcus sp. Mc7 genomic sequence GGTGCATCCCCAGGACCGTCTCCACGGCATTCTCCCAACCGGGCGACACCTCGATCTTCTCGCCCAAACGGTCGGCGCCCGAGAGTTGCCATGCGTCGAGCAACGTCTCCAGGGCACCGCGATCGCGCCCCATCGCATGGCGTTGCAGGGTCTCGAGCGAAGCGACCTTCCCCTGCAAGGCGTGCAGGCCGGCCCGAATCCGGTTCAGGCGTTCACGCGCGGAGCGCAACCGTTCACGCTGCCGCTCCGCTTCCCCTGCCAATGCTTCGGCCGCGCCGAGCATCTCTTCCCGCTCCGCCTCGAGGCCGGCCGCGTCCGCGCGGAGCGCTTCCACGTCCAGGCCGGCAAGCACGCGCTCCAGTTCCGACTGCTGTTGCGACAGGCGCTGGCGCCGCCCGCCGAGCAGCTGCTCCTGCTCCCGCAGCTGCTGCAGCCGCGAACGCTGCAGAGCCGCCTGCCCTTCGAGCTTGTGCCGATCGCCAGTCAGCGCTTCCAAGCCTTCGCGGCACTCCTTCAGCTTCGCTTCCGCGGTTTGCCGAACCGAAACCGCTTCCGCCTCCTCCCGCTCCAGAGAGGCCAGCGTTCCGACGAGTTCGGCCGCCTCCGCACGTACCTCCTCGAGCCGAAACCGGTCTTCGTCGCGGTCGGATTCGGCTTTCCGCAATTCGGCCTCGACCCGCTCCCGCTCCTGAACCAGTTCCTCCCTCGACTTCCGGGTGTGGCGTATGAACTGATCCAGGCGGCTGATTTCCGCGCCCAGTTCGTAGAACCGTCCCTGCTGGGCATCGAGTTTTTCCTGGGCGCCGCCGCGGAGCCGGGCCAGCTCCTCCAGCCGCCCCTCGCAGGCATGCTCCTCGCCGGTGAGTCGCCGGAACCGCTCCTCCGAGTCCTTCAGTTCGCCTCGGAGCCGATCGAGTTGCCGCTCCAGCGTACGCCAGCGCAGCCCGAGCAGTTCGAGCTTGAGCCGGCGCTCTTCGTCACGCAAGGCTATGAATTTCTCGGCCTTCCTGGCCTGGCGCTGCAGATGCCCCAGCTGCCGTCCGACTTCCTCGCGCAAATCGGCCAGGCGCTCGAGGTTCTCGCGGGTATGGCGCATCCGTTGCTCGGTCTCGTGCCGTCGCTCCTTGTACTTGGAAATGCCGGCCGCCTCTTCGATGACTTCGCGCATTTCGTCCGGCTTCGCCTCGATCAACCGGGAAATCGTGCCCTGCTCGATGATCGCATAGCTGCGCGCGCCCAGCCCCGTACCCAGGAACAGATCGGTGATGTCCCTGCGGCGGCAGCGCGTGCCGTTCAGGAAATAGCTCGACTGGCCGTCGCGGGCAACCTGGCGCCGGATGGCGATCTGCTGATACTTCCCGTATTCGCCCCCGGCCCGTCCGGAAGAGTTGTCGAAAACCAGCTCGACGGAAGCCAGGCTCGCCGGCTTCCGGGTGCTGGAGCCGTTGAAGATGACGTCCGCCATGGTTTCGCCGCGCAAATGGCGCGCCGAGCTTTCCCCCATGACCCAGCGCACCGCGTCTATGACATTCGACTTGCCGCAGCCGTTCGGCCCCACCACCCCCACCAGGTTGCCCGGCAAGGGTATGGTCGTCGGATCCACGAAGGACTTGAAACCGGCGATCTTGAGCTTTTCCAGTCGCATGGGGATTCAGGACGATGACACCGGAAGGGGCGTCGGGACGGCGATTGTTCGGGGCTGGCGTAACACGCTATTATACAGGTCGAAGCCGGCACCCGCCCGAATGTCGGGCGCCGGATGCACCATAGCAATACACGAACGACGCCTGATGCCTTCCCAGCCTAGCAAGACCCTGGAAACCTTCGACAATCCCCGTCCGGAACACGACTACACGATCCGCATCGAAATTCCCGAATTCACCTGCCTGTGCCCCAAGACCGGGCAGCCCGACTTCGCGACGATCCTGCTGGAATACGTCCCCGACCGGCAGTGCATCGAACTCAAATCGCTGAAAATGTACGTCTGGTCCTTCCGGAACGAAGGGGCCTTTCACGAAGCCGTGACCAACGCCATTCTGGACGACCTGGCCCGCGCCTCATCTCCTCGATTCATGCGTGTGACCGCGAGATTCAACGTACGCGGCGGTATTTACACGACCGTGGTGGCGGAACGGCGCGCGCAGGGCTGGGAACCGGCGGCCCCGGTCGCCCTGCCCTAGGGCGTCATTTCCGTTTTTCGAGCAGGCTCTCGCGCCAGGCCCCGGACAGCGCATCCAGATTCAGCAGCCTGGAAATGACCTCTTGCTGCCTGGGTCCTTTGACCAGGGCCAGCATGGCCTCGCGCACGCTGACGCGTCCCGGGTCCTCCGCAATGCGCTCCAGCCTGTCGCCGACCCGGAGATCTCCTTCTTCCAGCACCCTCAGATAGAACCCCACGCGGCCGGAGACGAGAAAGCGTTTGGGAAAGGTGTTGTCGCCCACCTTGACGCCGAGCTTGAAGCAGGGAACCCTGGGCTGCGTCACCTGGAACAGTACCGGCCCCGCCCGGAACTTGTCGCCTATGTGCACCTCCTCATCGCCACCGCCGGCGAGGGTCAAATTCTCCCCGAAATAACCGCAGGGCAGGGTTTCGATACCGAGGTCCTCCCGCCAGTAGCCGTAGTTGTCGGCGCTGTAGGCATAAACCGCCTTGTCGGGTCCGCCGTGGTTTTCCCGGTCGACTTGAACGTCACCCTCGATGCCGGCCGCTCCGACTCTGACGGGGTGATCGACCGGCGTCTTGTAGATGCCCGTGCCGACGCGGCGGCCGGCATGTTCGATCAGGCGTTCGCTGCCGATGCTGATCCCTACGATTTTCATGAAGCCGAACCCCGGTCGATGGCGTCCCGCACCGGCGCAAAACTGCGCCGGTGGCAAACACTCACGCCCAGGCTGGATAAGCGATCGACGTGCATTCGCGTCGGGTAACCCTTGTGCACCCCCAGCGCGTAGCCTGGACAAAGCCGATCCAGCACCTGCATCTCCCGATCCCTGAAGACCTTGGCGAGAATCGATGCGGCCGCGATCTCGGCCACCGAAGCATCCCCCCCGACGATGGCCTCGCCGGGGCAATCCAAGGGGGGGTAACGGTTGCCGTCCACCTTGATCCAGTCCGGCGGAACGGGCAGCGCGGCGACCGCCCGGCACATGGCCAAATGGGTGGCTTGCAGGATATTGAGCCGGTCAATTTCAGCCACTTCCGCCCGCCCCACCGCCCAGGCCAGGGACTCCGACCTGATGCGGCCGGCCAGCGCCAACCTGCGCTCCGGGCTCAGCCGTTTCGAATCGTCGAAGCCACCGGTATCCTGGCCGGGAGCGAAAATGACCGCCGCGGCGATCACCGGACCGGCGATGCAACCGCGCCCCACCTCGTCGATGCCTGCAACCAGACGCGCCACCCAAAGCCCCCTCTTGCAACGTTCAGCGGATGATGCTGCGGCCCTTCGCCCTCAGAAAATCCACCATGCAGGCGACCTCCGGTCCGTCCTCGCTCATTTCCTCCAGCAGGCGGATCGCTTCCTCGAGCTTGAAACCGGTCTTGTAGACGATTTTGTAGGCTTTCTTGATCTGCCTGATCGCCACCGAATCGAATCCGTTCCGCTCCAGTCCAACGGCATTGATTCCATGCGGCTTGGTCGGCCGCCCCCCCACCATCACATAGGGCGGCACGTCGCGGGAAATCACGCTGCCCATGGCGGAGAAGCTGTGCTGCCCTATCCGGCAGAATTGATGGACCAGGGAGAAGCCGCCGAGGATGGCGTCGTCATCGACCCTCACATGGCCCGCCAGGGAGGCCGCGTTGGCCATGATGACCCGGTTTCCGATCACACAGTCGTGGGCCACGTGGGTATAGGCCATGAAGAGGTTGTCGTCGCCGATGCGGGTAACCCCCTTGTCCTGAACCGTGCCGCGATGGAGAGTGGCGAACTCGCGTACCACGTTCCGGTCGCCGATTTCCAGCGCGGTCGGTTCACCGCGGTACTTCTTGTCCTGCGGATCCTCGCCGACCGAGGCGAACTGGAAAATGCGGTTGTCGCCGCCGATCCGGGTAGCGCCCCGGATAACGACGTGAGGGCCGATGACCGTTCCCGCTCCGATACTGACGCCGCTACCGACGATGGAATAGGCACCGATCTCGACGCCTTCTCCGATATCCGCCGCCGGATCGACGATCGCCGTCGGGTGGATCAAGAGCCCTGCTCCGCAGCTGCACACATGATCTCGGCGCTGGCCACGAACTCGCCTTCGACGTCGGCACGGCAGGCGAACGCCCAGATGTTCCGCTTGTGGCGCAAATACGTCGCCTCGAGCCGAAGCTGGTCGCCCGGCACGACGGGGCGCTTGAAACGCACCTTGTCGAGCCCGACCAGGTAGTAGGTCGCCCCCTTGCCGAGCACGTCGGGCGCCGTCTCCGAGGCGAGCAGGCCGGTCGTCTGCGCCAGCGCCTCGATGATCAGCACCCCCGGCATGATCGGCACTTGCGGGAAATGCCCCTGAAAGAAAGGTTCGTTATAAGTGACGTTTTTAATGGCGAGCAGCCGGTTCCCGGGCTCGCACTCCAGCACTCTATCTACCAGAAGAAACGGGTAACGATGAGGCAAAAAATCCTTGATCGCTTGAATATCCAATACTTTTTCCTTCTCGGGTTTCGTCGTCAGGCCATCAACCCGAATCCGGTCTATTTCTTCTTACCCGAGGGACGGTAGCTCGCAACCAGCCTCTTCTCGACTTTATCGGTCACGTCGATGCTTTCCGCCGCATAGACCACGCCGTCGGTCAGCAGCAGATCGAAGCTTTCCTCCTTTGCGAGCGACTGGATCGCCTCGAAGATTTCCTTCTGAAGCTGGGCCAGCTCCTCGTTTCTCCGCAAGTTGAAGTCCTCGCGGAATTCATCCTGCGCCCTCTTGGCTTCGCGCTTGCGGTTCATGAGATCGCGCTCCTGCTCCTTGGTGATCTCCCCGCCTTTCGCCAGACGCTCTTCCAGGGACTTGATCTCCTTCTGTTCCGCGACCAGTTTCTTGTCCCTGCCGGAGAATTCCTTCTCCAGTTCCTTCTTGGCGGCTTCAGCCTGCGGCGCTTTTTCCAGCAACCGCCCCACATTGACGAAGCCGATCTTGATGTCGGCCGCGCAGGGTTCGGCAAAGACCGCCGCCGCCATGAGCAAAGGCAATAGAACTTTCCGTACCATATTCCTCTCCGATGATGAATGTTGACCGCGGCAGAAATGCCGCTGATTCGGGAACCTGTCCTTACCCCTAAGCCGCGAGGGGCTCGGCCGGGCTTTCACAGACGCCGGAAACCCGCCGCATTATACAAAAATACTCGCCCCTGCCCGACACGCCGGGTCACATGCCCTGGAATCCTGAGCCGAAATTGAACTGAAAATTCTGAATCCGATCCCCGCTCTGGGAGTTTAGCGGCTGGGCGATCGAGAACATCAGGGCGCCGAAGGGGGACAGCCATTTGGCCGAAATTCCCGTCGAGAAACGCAGGTCCGAAAGCTCGGGCGAATTGGTGAACACATTCCCTCCGTCGACAAAGGTTCCCAAACGGACGCTCTTCAGTTTCTCACCGGCGAACGGCACCGGAAACAGCAACTCCACCGAGCCGGTCAGTTTGCTGTTGCCGCCAAAAGCAAAGCCCCGGCTGTCCCTGGGGCCCAGCGAGTTCGGCTGGTACCCGCGCACGGAATTCGGGCCGCCGGCGTAAAAATGCTCCCAGAAAGGAAGGACGCTGTTGCCGCCGCCGCCATAGCCGCCGCCGTAGCCGATATCGCCGTTCAGCCACAGCGTCAGATCCTGGGTCAGAGGAAAATACTGCTCCAGCCGCACGTTGGCCTTGTAATATTGCAGGGTACTGAATGGCAGCGCGAACAGTCCCGTCAGCCGCTGCGCGCCACCGCTGGTAGCGAATATCGCGCGATTCAGGGTGTCGTGAGTCCAGCCGAGGGAGGCCGAATAGGTCGAATATTCGCTGCCGTGTTCGACGATGAACTCCCTGATCTGTGCCGAAGACTGAGAAGTAGTCTTGAGTTTGGTATTGCTGTAATCGAGGTTGGTCCGAATGCTGTCGAACTCGCCGATGGGCAGGCCCCAGTTGCCGCCCACCTGGAACACGTTGGTGATGTAGTTGGCCACATAATTCGAATAGCCCGTATTGGTATCGCGATAGCTGATGTCGAACCCGCTGCTGATACCATCCAGCGTGGCGTAAGGGTTGAAATACCCCAAAGCGTAGATCGTGTTGATCTGGCTGTTGTTGAAATTGAAACTGACGCGCTTGCCGCTGCCGAAAATATTGTCCTGGGTTACGGCGGCATTGAAGATGATACCCTGGAACTGGGAATATCCCACGCCCGCCGTCAGGTTGCCGGAGGACTTTTCGGTCACACTGTAGTTGACGTCGATCTGGTCCGTCGTCCCTGGGACGGCGGGCGTTTCCACGTTGACGTCCTGAAAATAGCCGAGACGCTCGAGCCTCGTCTTGGACCGCTCGATCTTCGTGGTCGACGCCCAGGCCGCCTCCATCTGCCGCATTTCCCTGCGCAGCACTTCGTCCCGCGTCTTGGTATTGCCCTGGAAATTGATCCGCCTGACGTAAACCTGCTTGCCTGGATCGACGAAGAAGGTGATGTTTACGGTTTTCTTCTCCTGATTGATGTCCGGCACCATGTTGACGTTGGCGAAGATGTAGCCCTCCTCGCCCAGCCGGTCGGAAATGCCCTTCTGGGTTTCCGTAGCCAGTTTCCTGGAAAAAGTGTCCTCCGGTCCGATACGCACCAAGGGGACCAGCTGTTCCGGCGGCACGATGGTTTTGCCGGTCAGCCTGACCTGCTCCACCTGGAAAACCTCACCCTCCTTGACGTTGATGGTGATATATATTTCCTTCTTGTTGGGCGTGATCG encodes the following:
- the queF gene encoding preQ(1) synthase, translating into MPSQPSKTLETFDNPRPEHDYTIRIEIPEFTCLCPKTGQPDFATILLEYVPDRQCIELKSLKMYVWSFRNEGAFHEAVTNAILDDLARASSPRFMRVTARFNVRGGIYTTVVAERRAQGWEPAAPVALP
- a CDS encoding MOSC domain-containing protein, with amino-acid sequence MKIVGISIGSERLIEHAGRRVGTGIYKTPVDHPVRVGAAGIEGDVQVDRENHGGPDKAVYAYSADNYGYWREDLGIETLPCGYFGENLTLAGGGDEEVHIGDKFRAGPVLFQVTQPRVPCFKLGVKVGDNTFPKRFLVSGRVGFYLRVLEEGDLRVGDRLERIAEDPGRVSVREAMLALVKGPRQQEVISRLLNLDALSGAWRESLLEKRK
- a CDS encoding ribonuclease HII, producing the protein MARLVAGIDEVGRGCIAGPVIAAAVIFAPGQDTGGFDDSKRLSPERRLALAGRIRSESLAWAVGRAEVAEIDRLNILQATHLAMCRAVAALPVPPDWIKVDGNRYPPLDCPGEAIVGGDASVAEIAAASILAKVFRDREMQVLDRLCPGYALGVHKGYPTRMHVDRLSSLGVSVCHRRSFAPVRDAIDRGSAS
- the lpxA gene encoding acyl-ACP--UDP-N-acetylglucosamine O-acyltransferase — its product is MIHPTAIVDPAADIGEGVEIGAYSIVGSGVSIGAGTVIGPHVVIRGATRIGGDNRIFQFASVGEDPQDKKYRGEPTALEIGDRNVVREFATLHRGTVQDKGVTRIGDDNLFMAYTHVAHDCVIGNRVIMANAASLAGHVRVDDDAILGGFSLVHQFCRIGQHSFSAMGSVISRDVPPYVMVGGRPTKPHGINAVGLERNGFDSVAIRQIKKAYKIVYKTGFKLEEAIRLLEEMSEDGPEVACMVDFLRAKGRSIIR
- the fabZ gene encoding 3-hydroxyacyl-ACP dehydratase FabZ — its product is MDIQAIKDFLPHRYPFLLVDRVLECEPGNRLLAIKNVTYNEPFFQGHFPQVPIMPGVLIIEALAQTTGLLASETAPDVLGKGATYYLVGLDKVRFKRPVVPGDQLRLEATYLRHKRNIWAFACRADVEGEFVASAEIMCAAAEQGS
- a CDS encoding OmpH family outer membrane protein, with the protein product MVRKVLLPLLMAAAVFAEPCAADIKIGFVNVGRLLEKAPQAEAAKKELEKEFSGRDKKLVAEQKEIKSLEERLAKGGEITKEQERDLMNRKREAKRAQDEFREDFNLRRNEELAQLQKEIFEAIQSLAKEESFDLLLTDGVVYAAESIDVTDKVEKRLVASYRPSGKKK
- the bamA gene encoding outer membrane protein assembly factor BamA codes for the protein MTDRLRSSACRIPPFPAKPLNDSFAAFSGAAKSVRILCAWLLILTWPSLLLAFEPFVIRDIQIEGLQRISEGTVFNYLPVREGDTLDEKQSAEVIKALFKTGFFKDVRLDEDDGRLIIYVEERPSISSVKIDGNHDIGSEDLLKALKGIGLAEGKVFDRQILDKVEQELRRQYYSRGKYSLKIDSQVTELPRNRVAVNINIAEGRVARIKQINIIGNNAFSDEELTQDFELSTSNLLSFYTKDDQYSKQKLSADLERLRSYYLDRGYINFEIESTQVSITPNKKEIYITINVKEGEVFQVEQVRLTGKTIVPPEQLVPLVRIGPEDTFSRKLATETQKGISDRLGEEGYIFANVNMVPDINQEKKTVNITFFVDPGKQVYVRRINFQGNTKTRDEVLRREMRQMEAAWASTTKIERSKTRLERLGYFQDVNVETPAVPGTTDQIDVNYSVTEKSSGNLTAGVGYSQFQGIIFNAAVTQDNIFGSGKRVSFNFNNSQINTIYALGYFNPYATLDGISSGFDISYRDTNTGYSNYVANYITNVFQVGGNWGLPIGEFDSIRTNLDYSNTKLKTTSQSSAQIREFIVEHGSEYSTYSASLGWTHDTLNRAIFATSGGAQRLTGLFALPFSTLQYYKANVRLEQYFPLTQDLTLWLNGDIGYGGGYGGGGNSVLPFWEHFYAGGPNSVRGYQPNSLGPRDSRGFAFGGNSKLTGSVELLFPVPFAGEKLKSVRLGTFVDGGNVFTNSPELSDLRFSTGISAKWLSPFGALMFSIAQPLNSQSGDRIQNFQFNFGSGFQGM